One segment of Heteronotia binoei isolate CCM8104 ecotype False Entrance Well chromosome 18, APGP_CSIRO_Hbin_v1, whole genome shotgun sequence DNA contains the following:
- the LOC132587148 gene encoding somatostatin-2-like, translating to MQLVGSLVAVLLLVWSVRASALPGEDKFSVQSSKEQFKARKGLILKMLADLLDEVDTHHETTAAFVSDDPLASELEEEHSILEQLSQTTQRDRKAPCKNFFWKTFTAC from the exons ATGCAGTTGGTGGGCAGCCTTGTTGCCGTGCTTCTGCTGGTCTGGAGTGTGAGAGCATCGGCACTCCCCGGAGAGGACAAGTTTTCGGTCCAGAGCAGTAAG GAGCAGTTCAAAGCCCGGAAAGGCCTGATCCTCAAAATGCTGGCAGACCTGCTGGACGAGGTGGACACGCACCATGAGACCACGGCTGCCTTTGTTTCGGATGATCCGCTTGCAAGCGAGCTGGAGGAAGAGCACTCGATACTCGAGCAGTTATCCCAGACCACCCAGCGGGACCGCAAAGCCCCCTGCAAGAACTTCTTCTGGAAAACATTCACCGCTTGCTAG